Proteins encoded by one window of Anopheles maculipalpis chromosome 2RL, idAnoMacuDA_375_x, whole genome shotgun sequence:
- the LOC126565861 gene encoding uncharacterized protein LOC126565861 has product MSASAVVLFLLLNLYAQLGHVQCAVDPYPGKKVCGLGLTGMISSVKTWIKAAESCPVHKLCETKNHIMQYQQARIRCTILAKKQPPPPPAVVVQRELLPKIETAMTSLQAMFEPTKADLTKLDKVLDQQLRDAWNELAALQTEVFHSTITSGRIERAMFYSILEDGNNPQPDVQPTNVQELLKYAWALPFRTSQRNMYKLIEKVVREAHDPLLETLYTVDVANVANPVLGSQEQLFNDHLERLRRNLTANSYDTLVSIARRFPDRFAYLNERLLKLPEGTKPQPDTLPSVVNFIGQLPTAQQRFKAVEVLLQSLTVENGTLASDAEYVYPLAKLANGLGSLMDSKKYTGADEVRDKFNTPVSGKSAQYFKQLLVSPSSKVVA; this is encoded by the coding sequence ATGTCCGCTAGTGCTGTTGTGCTTTTTCTACTCCTAAACCTGTACGCCCAACTGGGCCATGTACAGTGTGCTGTGGATCCTTACCCTGGTAAGAAGGTTTGTGGATTAGGGCTCACTGGAATGATTTCCTCAGTCAAAACGTGGATAAAAGCGGCCGAAAGTTGTCCTGTTCACAAACTGTgcgaaaccaaaaaccatatAATGCAGTACCAACAGGCACGCATCCGGTGTACGATTCTGGCGAAAAAACAACCACCTCCACCTCCAGCGGTGGTTGTGCAAAGGGAGTTGCTGCCGAAAATTGAAACGGCCATGACTAGTTTGCAAGCCATGTTCGAACCAACGAAGGCAGACCTAACGAAGCTGGACAAGGTGCTCGATCAGCAGCTGCGTGACGCCTGGAATGAACTGGCCGCACTGCAAACGGAAGTTTTCCACAGTACGATCACCTCGGGCCGGATCGAACGGGCTATGTTCTACAGCATCCTCGAGGATGGCAACAATCCACAGCCGGACGTTCAACCCACTAACGTACAGGAACTGTTGAAGTATGCTTGGGCATTGCCGTTTCGCACCTCGCAACGAAATATGTACAAGTTGATCGAGAAGGTGGTACGCGAAGCCCATGACCCACTGCTCGAAACGCTCTACACTGTCGATGTGGCCAATGTCGCCAATCCGGTGCTGGGCAGTCAAGAGCAACTGTTCAATGACCATTTAGAGCGCCTAAGGCGCAACCTGACAGCGAACTCGTACGACACGCTCGTTTCCATTGCAAGACGCTTCCCGGACCGTTTCGCCTACCTGAACGAACGGTTGCTTAAGCTACCCGAAGGCACCAAACCCCAGCCGGACACACTTCCCAGCGTGGTCAACTTTATCGGACAGCTTCCTACTGCTCAGCAGCGCTTTAAGGCGGTGGAGGTGCTGCTACAGTCACTCACGGTCGAAAATGGTACGCTCGCTTCGGACGCGGAGTATGTGTATCCGCTAGCGAAATTAGCCAACGGTTTGGGCAGTCTGATGGATTCGAAAAAGTACACCGGCGCAGATGAAGTGAGGGACAAATTTAACACCCCGGTCAGTGGAAAGTCGGCACAATATTTCAAGCAGCTACTTGTCAGCCCCTCCTCCAAGGTAGTCGCCTAG
- the LOC126557527 gene encoding uncharacterized transmembrane protein DDB_G0289901 produces the protein MINVGTVTVEAHYSTNYVENYLDSVENLPDDVQRHLSRIREIDVLYRSHLRDVNTYCEQWNLNQGQGTATTGATKPNTNEPSSSSTTPTTIEPSSSLKRATSRIQKSLIAAQELGDEKLQIIQQMQDLIDHKTRQLDQDFVNLGNEFFVRLDYARDDKTLDVARDGIGASLIGGTAGGSNTSTNGPGPYGITGNGTGNGPSVSGGYGIGGAGSNGGNGGLGSNSHIIHTSNGTSGNGVGSTLGGGGNGTGMYGGNNGSGSMSSERSSKRARRTRHEQTGAGSANGSNTPNSMCGVSAMEVDPIEDVLGGNSGGGGSVPVGASPSNASGLGSGPSGTVTITSVGTSGPQLTGGIKPESGSIGSNSNGGNGGTSGSTSSHTNSLSGQSGSSQTPSSTIGGNGSKGGNGGGNGGPNSTISGTSSTSGNNGNGSGGNGSGAGSSNTQLNTSTNQGTGKKGTGSGSNATSGSGAGGANAGKKKKRKTGGRGSQATREAREDTPAAEETIDPDEPTYCLCDQISFGEMILCDNDLCPIEWFHFSCVSLISKPKGRWFCPNCRGDRPNVMKPKAQFLKELERYNKEKEEKT, from the exons ATGATCAACGTTGGCACAGTCACGGTGGAAGCCCACTACTCAACGAACTACGTGGAAAACTATCTCGATTCGGTAGAAAATCTTCCGGACGATGTACAGCGGCATCTGTCACGCATACGTGAAATTGATGTTCTCTACCGGAGCCACCTGCGGGACGTTAACACGTACTGCGAACAGTGGAACCTCAACCAGGGCCAGGGAACGGCCACCACCGGTGCAACGAAACCCAACACAAATgaaccatcgtcatcatccacGACACCAACGACAATCGAACCGAGCAGCAGCCTAAAGCGGGCAACTTCCCGGATACAGAAAAGTCTCATCGCAGCACAGGAGCTCGGTGACGAAAAGTTGCAAATCATTCAACAAATGCAAGATTTGATCGATCACAAAACACGGCAACTAGATCAGGATTTCGTGAACCTTGGTAACGAGTTTTTCGTACGGCTCGATTATGCTCGCGACGATAAGACGCTCGATGTTGCTCGGGATGGAATTGGTGCGAGCCTTATCGGTGGCACTGCTGGTGGCAGCAATACGTCCACCAATGGACCGGGTCCGTACGGTATCACAGGCAATGGAACGGGCAACGGTCCAAGCGTGTCTGGTGGATATGGTATCGGTGGTGCTGGCAGTAACGGTGGCAATGGTGGTCTCGGTTCAAATTCGCACATCATACACACAAGCAATGGAACGAGTGGTAATGGAGTCGGAAGCACACTCGGTGGAGGTGGCAATGGAACAGGAATGTACGGAGGAAACAATGGCAGTGGTTCGATGAGTAGTGAGCGAAGCTCCAAACGTGCCCGAAGAACACGCCACGAACAGACCGGTGCTGGTTCGGCGAATGGTTCCAATACGCCCAACTCGATGTGTGGTGTTAGTGCGATGGAAGTGGATCCGATTGAGGATGTTCTTGGTGGCAACAGTGGCGGTGGAGGAAGTGTTCCAGTAGGTGCGAGTCCCAGCAATGCATCAGGTTTAGGAAGTGGTCCATCGGGTACGGTAACCATCACCAGCGTTGGCACTAGTGGACCGCAGCTAACCGGAGGAATAAAGCCAGAATCTGGTAGCATCGGAAGCAATAGCAATGGTGGTAACGGTGGCACGAGTGGATCAACAAGCAGCCATACAAACAGTCTAAGCGGTCAGTCAGGATCTAGCCAAACACCGAGCTCCACTATTGGAGGCAATGGTTCAAAgggtggtaatggtggtggaaACGGTGGTCCGAACAGTACCATATCTGGCACCAGTAGCACCAGTGGAAATAATGGCAACGGCAGTGGCGGTAATGGTAGCGGCGCTGGAAGCAGTAATACACAACTAAACACTTCCACCAACCAGGGCACTGGGAAAAAGGGAACCGGAAGTGGCAGCAATGCAACTAGTGGTAGTGGTGCCGGTGGTGCGAACGcgggcaagaagaagaaacgaaagACGGGCGGTCGGGGATCGCAGGCAACGCGGGAAGCGCGCGAAGATACGCCGGCTGCCGAGGAAACGATCGATCCGGACGAACCGACGTACTGTCTGTGTGATCAG ATTTCCTTCGGCGAAATGATCCTCTGTGATAACGATCTCTGTCCGATCGAGTGGTTCCACTTTAGCTGCGTTTCGCTCATCTCCAAACCGAAGGGTCGCTGGTTCTGTCCCAACTGTCGCGGTGATCGACCGAACGTGATGAAACCGAAGGCACAATTCCTTAAGGAGCTTGAGCGCTACAACaaggaaaaggaagagaaaacgTAA